In Glycine max cultivar Williams 82 chromosome 4, Glycine_max_v4.0, whole genome shotgun sequence, the genomic stretch TGATTTAAGATCTATTATTCATCACAACAGCATGGTTGCTGTCAATAACCAATTTCGCTGGAAACTGGGTAGTGGTGATCAAATCCTATTTTGGGAAGACTCTTGGGTGGGAGATGGAATTACTCTTAAAGACAAATACccaaaattatatcaaatatcATCCCAAAAATTAAAGACAGTGGCAAGCATGGGGATCTTTGGAGAATCTGGTTGGGAGTGGAAATTCTCCTGGAGAAGATATCTATTTCACAATGAAAAGGGGGGGAGAAGATATCAATTCTAATGTACCATATATTTGCCCTATTCTTAGGTACAcaagaaattaaacttaaaaacacCACCTGAACCATGAAGATGAGCTCCCTTCAATGGAAGTTCAAACCCCAACCTAACAAAAAACCATGATTCAATAATTCTAGCCCACAACAgaagacaaattaaaaaaaagaagaagaaaattttctatGTACACTTGTTGACTCCAAGAAAAACCTCATGCCCAACAGGAAGGATCTCAtacaaagtgaacaaagagggacttaagaaaaaaaatacaactttttTTGAACTTGGTAGatcttttttgttgtgtttcatGAATCATTGTACTCATGCCAGCATATGAGCATAATGACACAGTGCCTCATGATGTAGAAACGAGCCCTTTGCTCTTTGACCAGCCTAGCACACTTTCTAGCAAAAGCACACTTCCTCtgagtggaagaagaagaagaattcttcatgatagaggaagaagaagttTGTTGAGATACATTCAAAAAGGTCACAAAGCTGGAATCGGATTTAAATAAACTGGAGGAGAACTCAATGCATAGACAGTTAACAGAGCAAGAAAAATTGGAGAGGAAGCAGTTACATGATTCTCTTTGGGTTGCTGCCCAAGCCCATCAATCCTTACTTAGGCAGAAATCCAGATGAAGATGGTTAAAAGAAGGCGATTGTAACACAGGTTTTTTCCACCTATTGATGAATGCTAACCGAAATAGAAATTCTATCAGGGGTGTATTCATTGATGGTTCATGGACTGACGACCCACACAAGGTGAAGGAAGAGGTGAAATCCTTTTTGTTCCATAAGTTCCAAGAACCAATTGGTCAGCGACCCAAGATTGATGGAATCAGGTTTCAAACTGTTAATCTACAGCAGAATAACGAGCTTCAGGCACCTTTCATGGATGAAGAAATTCAGAAGGCAATTTTTAAAGCTGCAGCGAAGTTTTTTATGAAGGAAGGCAATTCACAAAAGGATTGCATGGATTTAATGGAAATCGGTATGCTTACCAAAAGAAAAGGCTGGCTTGGGCATCAAGGATATTGAAATATTCAACCTCGCACTACTTGGAAAATGGAAGTGGCAATTAATGCAAGAAAATGGTGAGCTGTGGACCAGAGTTCTGAAATCGAAATATGGTGGATGGAGGAACCTTGAAGAAACAGGAAACTCAGCAAAGCAATCTGTTTAGTGGAGGGATCTAAAACACGCTTTTAATCAATCACAATAGGGAATggttattcaaaataacatgAGGTGGAAGGTGGGAGATGGAGAGAAAATTAGATTCTGGAAACACAAGTGGATAAATCAACAGGAATCACTAGCAGAAAGGTACCCCAGGCTATTTATCATATCCTCACAGCAGAATCACAACATTAGGTTTTAGGTTTTAAGATGACATATAGAGTTTTAGGTTTATCAAAGAATTTCCCATAACAAATCCAGCACTATATCCCCACAATGCAAATAGTACAAGAGCAAGCAATCAATATACTTTAGCATCTCACACCCATACTCCATTTCAAGCATTATATTGTTCTCATATTTAGACATAACTTGACAAcagagacataccttcgatggCTTCCCTGGGAGGCTTAAAGCCAACCACAATGGACTTCCAAAATCGCTTCCCCCCCTTTCCTTTCGTAGTTTTCTTCGACCTGCGAAAGTGAGAAAATGTTAAAACGaggaacgcctaatgttaaaacgtAAGGACGTACCTCAATCGATATGTGGCAGACACGAACTCCACAAAGACCaactccacaatgtggttgcagtcacggaagcgcaGCCCAGTTTGTGACAAAGAAGAACTTAGGGCAGAAGGAGAAATAAGAAGAACGCCCTGGGAGTCTTAAGGCGAACCACAATGCACTTCCAAAATCGATTCCCACCCTTTTTGGAACTCTTTCCTTTCCTAGATTTCTTCGACCTGTGAAAGCGAGCAAATGTTAAAACGaggaacgcctaatgttaaaatgaaaggaTGTACCTCAATCAATAAGTGGCAGAGACGAACTTCACACACACGaactccacaatgtggttgctGTCACAGAAGTGCAGGCCAGTTTGCGACAAAGACGAACTTAgggcagaaggagaaagaagaagaacgatagggttcgAGCGCGCGGGTTCTGCAGAAtcagatttttaatatataatgacaacaacatcggttttttaaaaataaccgatgttaaaaacaactaggtaacatcggttttaagaaaaccgatgttaaaatcaactccataacatcggtttttaccaaaccgatgttaacaacgacaaccgatgttaactactccatagtaacattggttatttaaataaccgatgttaatatatagtacttaacatcggtttttccgaaaccgatgttaactatgtctaattatttacaaaaaatgccaccgcgcttttgttaacatcggttttgtgaataaccgatgttaaccgtgcgatgttaaatctaaaaattgtaGTAGTGTATCAATCTAATCTTGGTGAAGGTCACTAGATCACTGCCAAGAATATCCTAAAGTAGTTGCGAAGGACTAAGGATTCATTCTAGGCATATGAAGTTGAGGAAGAGCTTGTTGTAAGAAGTTACATTGACACTAGCTTCCAAATGAATACGAATGATTCTCAATCACAGTCAGGATTTGTGTTTTACATGAATGGCAATGTTGTAAGTTGGAAGAGTTTCAGGAAAGGGACAATcgtcaattttattaataagacTAAGTATATAGCTGCCTTTGATGCAAGGTGAGcagtgtaacaccctgatatatatatatatatatatatatatatatatatatatacacacacacacacacacacacacacacacacatatattattagtaattatatttgatgtttgattatattgttgtgttattttatacgtaattattttcaaggaggttaatttagttaatagaggggtgtgggtagataagaatctagcttctcaaagaagccacgaggaagcctcttaatgaagcttctcaaggaagctacatgaAGTTGTCTCGGTAAAAGCActgcccagccttcgttaatcgttggatcttctcgaaatttggtctggAGCTTCACAGAACACTTGTCCACGATCGGACCATAGGGATCTTTGACAAGACATCTGGAGTGAGGGCGACGTTTCCGTTTCCGAGAGCTTTAGTCACTTGTGCGTTTTGAGCCTTGTAGTCCAATTAGCTTTGGAAAAATGccatttcttctccttctttcttccaaaaccatttccaatgttccaagcactttctccgtcacccacagccaccagtagccaccacaaaccgccattgttctccgttgaaaccccacaccgagaggaacccttcaaccgaagcagaatcttccaacttgTCTTGCGATTTTGGTTGAGAGCGAAGCCCGATCTAAccttttgttttccttcaaggtaaccatggttctacgcttatttcttgttagtttcatcttacCTTTACATAATTTATGAGTTTGgaaaccgccattgcatgtttTACACTTCctctgaaaaaccctagagaaagagactttgtaaacgttatctttTCATGAAATGAGTGTTATTTTCGTGACTTTCACTGAACcctggtcacattggcgtgattggaatttcaaaatgatgtccgTTTGTAAAACCTGAAATGCTCTCAGCACTTTCATGTAGTGACGTGGGTGTTCGACCCAGAGCATTGTTATTAGCTttatttctgaaatccatattaagtctcTTTCGTTTTGATATGGTAGAGGCTTACGTGGAACCGATGAGCGGGGACGAAAAAGAAATCTCCAAGTGACGTGACGAGGGACCCGCAGggagctcacaataggtgaggggagtttattataaaatttaccattttaacaccatagttaagGTCAGGGAACTTAGCTATGAGAATAACTGTCTGTCCCTATTTCATGCTGATTTTTCCTTTATagaaaatgatgtttttaactaatgggatgcaatATAATTGTCGTTGAAgtgcatacgggttttccaagAGAAATAacgtttttaactaatgggatgcgacacatttgatatttatgttgcatgctggttttcaggaaaaactatgttttggcaaatgggatgcgatatatatatatatatatatatatatatatatatatatatatagatatatatatatatatgtgtgtgtgtgtgtgtgtgtgtgtgtgtgtgtgtgtgtgtgtgagattgGAATGCGATTTATAGTTGATgtcgctattgaggattttaattgatatgtggtgatattgataattatgatgatattgatttgagatgacgttgttaataaagatcatgtcaacatgaattgatgttattgttgatgattatgtgaatatgaatgaggttgttgttgttgataacgtcattgagacgagatgatgtctatgttgagaatgatatgaaaatggaatgttgattgatgttggaaatgtattggcatgtgcatgttgtgtatgttcatgagggagtgcattgaccttgtcggatggcccattcATGGGGGACTAGTGTGGTTAATGAATCTAAGCATTCGCTgcggggatgcttaggcgctttaatttgtCCATGGTCATCgcacttgatggtgcccatgttcgatatgttggatgttgtgtatgttcgtgggggggcgagtgcactgaccttgtcggatggcccattcGTGGGGGACAAGCATgattaaagaatctaagcatttctgaggggatgcttaggcactttaattgatccatggtctttggcacttgcttgtggccacgttcatacgtcgtatgtagtgtatgttcatgggggggtgctttgaccttgtcggatggcccattcATGGGGGACTAGtatggttaaagaatctaagcattcgctgcggggatgcttaggcgctttaatttgtCCATGGTCATTGCACTTGATGGTGCCCACGGTTCATacctcatacgacacaggaaatagaataACTGTGGcagagtgtactttgtactgagggggcacgtcacctggtagggaattCCATTGggccccaggctgatcacctatagAGGGGGGGGGTAGTTACGTGCACAGccgggtggtctcgacgaactctgcatggtttcctaagtgagagtgtcgtgtggacacgcttaggctatttcctggaATTTGGTTATTGGtacataccacattgcatctgagagttgagtcaggtgcatgcatcattctgtgtaGTCTTGaatggatccatggatggatgatgagtaattgttgaatatggatgatgagtaattgttgaatgtaGATGATGaacaattgttggatgtgagtgtcgaataatgaatgttgtgtaagctcataaTGTTTGCCTatttttcttactaattgtggttattcgAAAtcggtattggttcttttataatgaactcacccttgcaattttgtatcgtgtggttgatacctatgATGATTGTGAacattgttcgtgggagcagaatgacaacaGTAGGGTGCAAGGAGTAAGATTCTGTTGAGAAGCCACCAAGCCGACGTGACGACGTtggcattattttgggagatagttgtattttgtttatcaactcctccataggtGTGATTATGAGTTATTTTGTTGAATCGAAGATGTAAACTTCCGATTTTACTTATATGCATGAACAGATTTTAATTTTCCATCATGTGGATGACGTATACTAAGTTGTtgttgctatatatatatatatatatataatattcaccTAAGtaaatgtgtattttttagCGAATGTATGTAGGGAcaaaattacttctattttcataagcaaaaattaagggagttctttttataaaaattgaaattatcgcatATTAGAGTGCTGATATCGTAGCGATGAGGTGGGTCAttacatttagtggtatcagagcaggtcgaacctttcggccagtgAGTTGTGAGTTTGCTATGTTTTTCTGTGCATTCTCTGATTGCTTTGTTGAATGCGTGATGTTGGTTGTTTGCTAATGCTTGATGTTCATTGTTTGCTATTAGCACTTACTCACTAATTGTGTTCCTACGAGCTATAGAGATTTGATTGTTGTTGTCTTATTGGATTTGTTTTTCTGATGTCTGTTATACCATGAGTTTCAATGCCGAGTCACGGGTTATCAGACTGGCCATCTGTATAATTTATGAAGGGCAATGGGATGATATGGCAAGCGATCAGAAAATACTAATGATGGGAAGTGGGTGTTAATGTCTTGGGGCATCAACTCTCAAAAGTAACCAAGTAGGAACTTGTGATGGTTGTGATTTTGTGTGGTTCTTTGTTTGCGTGTATTCCTTCCAAGTCTAACTCCCTGGTGTGTATAGGGAGTGATGGCTAGACGGAATGATCGTGTGATAGCTGATGCCCTTCAAGCCTTAGCTCAGGCTATAGGGAATCCAAACAAGGGAGAACCTGGTGGAGCTGCTGAGTACCAGGGGTTGGACCGCTTCCAATGAAGCAACCCTCTTTTTTTAATGGAGGATACAACCCTGATGGTGCTCAGAACTGGATAagggaaattgagaaaattttccGAGTGATGGCATGCCCGGAAGGGCAAAAGGTTGCTTTTGGTGCATATACTCTAGTGGAAGAAGCTGAGTATTGGTGGGAGAATACTCGCCAATGCGTAGAGGCTAAAGGTCAAGATGTGACCTGGGATGTCTTCAAGAGGGTATTTTTGGAGAAATACTTTCCTAAGGATGTTAGGAACAAGAAAGAGATGGAGTTCTTGGAGCTTAAGCAGGGAAACATGACTATGGCTGAATATGCAGCCAAGTTTAAGGAGCTGGTGAGATACTTTCCCCATTATCAAGGGAGAGATGGTGAAAGTTCCAAGTGTGTAAAGTTTCTGAATGGCTTAAGACCTGAAGTGAAGCAAGCTGTGAATTACCAAGGTGTTCATCAGTTCCCACTTTTGGTTAACATGTGTCAGATTTGGGATGAAGACTCCCGAGATAGGGCGACCTATTATAGGAGTACAAGTCCAATGAGGAACAAAAAGAATAGGCCTCAACATCGGGGAAAACCATACTCGACCCCTCCTAAGCAATATGGTAACCGCCATGACAATCAGAGGATTATTGCTAGGGGATTTAGAGGTGGTAGTGGTAGCAAACCCAATACTTTCCCCACTCATATCATTTGTTATAGATGTAGGAAGCCAGGGCACATCTCCTCAAATTGTCCAGATAACGATATGATCTATTTTAATTATGGACAAAAGGGACACACTCAAAGAGATTGTTCACGACTCAAGAAAGAGCAAAATGGTGGAGGCCCGAATGGTCAAACTGGACATCCAAAGGCCACAGGAAGAGTATTTACCCTTAATGGTGTCGAAGCTTCGAAATCCAAAGATCTAATCCAAGGTAGATGTTTCATAAATGGGATTTCGttacttgtgttgtttgattcTGGTGCAACCTATTCCTTTATATCCTGTTTGTGTGTAGGATGACTTAAGCTTTCTGTGTCTTCTTTAAATTAAGATCTAGTGGTAGAGACCCCTACTAGTGGTTCTGTGTTAACTTCTgatgtgtgtttgaattgtcCTGTGCAGATTTCTGGTAGAACATTCttgattaatttgattcatttgCCTTTGAGccaaattgatgttattcttggtatggactggttatcttccaaccatgtcttgttAAACTGTTTTGATAAAAGTGTGGTGTTTAATGATTCTGGAGTGAGTAAGGATATGATGTTtatctctgccaaccaagttgtGAGGGGGGTTAAGAGGGGGGGTGCTCAAGTGTACATGATCCTGTCTAGCCTGGAAGTAGAGACAAAGGTTTCTATGTGTGACCTCCCTGTTGTTAGAGAGTTTCCTGAGGATAAGTTCGGTCTGCCACCTGAAAGAGAGATAGAGTTTTCCATAGACTTAGTACCTGGTGTTGGACCCATATCCATATCTCTTTATAGGATGTCTCCTATAGAGTTAGCTGAGCTTAAGAAACAGTTtgaggagttgttggataagcAATTTTTTAGGCCTAGTATGTCTCCATGGGGAGCACCAGTGTtattagtgaagaagaaagatggaaccATGAGGTTGTGTGTGGATTACCGCCAGTTGAATAAGGTAACGATTAAGAATAAGTACCCTTTGCCTAGAATAGATGACCTTATGGACCAGCTGGTAGGAGCTTGTGTGTTTAACAAGATAGACCTTAGGTCGGGTTATCATCAGATCCGAGTGAAGTCTGAGGATATACCAAAGACTGCTTTTAGGACCCGTTACGGTCACTATGAGTATCTAGTCATGCCCTTtggtgtgactaatgctccaggaatgtttatggactacatgaattgagtctttcacccttacctcgatagttttgtggtagtattcataaatgatattttggtatactccaagactagagaggaacatgaagaacatttgaggattgtgttgcataccCTTAAGGACCGACAACTCTATTCTAAGTTGTCCTAGTGTGAgttttggttagagaaagttagtttcctAGGGCATGTGATATTTCAAGGGGGTATAGTTGTGGATCCCTCTAAGATAGAAGTCGTTCTTGAGTGGGAGAGTCCTAAGTCTATTTTTTAGATTAAGAGTTTTCTAGGTTTAACAGGATACTACCGGAGATTCATAGAAGGTTTCTCCAAGTTGGCTCTACCATTGACTAAACTGACTCGtaagggtcaagcttttgtgtAGGATACCCAATGTGAGCATAGTTTCCAAACCCTTAAGGAAAGATTGACGACTGCTCCAGTGCTAGCTTTGCCTAACTCGAGAAAACCATttgaggtgtattgtgatgcatcaaagatgggtttaggaggagtgttgatgcaaaatgaccaagtagtggcctatgcttctagacAGCTTAAGACAcatgagaggaattatcccACCCATGATCTAGAGTTGGCTGCTGTGGTTTTTTCCCTTAAGATGTGGAGGCATTATCTGTTTGGCTCTAAGTTCAAGGTGTTTAGTGATCCTAAGAGCCTTAAGTACTTGTTTAGTCAGAAGGAGATGAACATGAGAcaaaggagatggttagagtttctcaaggattatgattttgagcttagctaccatcccggtaaagccaatgtagtggttgatgccttgagtaggaaatcTCTACATATGTCTACCTTGATGATTAGAGAGATGGATCTCCTAGAACAATTTAGAGACCTTAGTCTTGCATATGAGGTTACTTCTAATAGTGTGAAATTAGGAACTTTGAGGATCACTAGTAAGTTACTAGGAGATATCAAGGAGGGCCAAAAGATTGATCCTTTTCTAAGGACTCAGTTAGAGGTTATAGAGCCAGGAAGGGACAATAGTTTCAATATTGGATTAGATGGAGTTTTGAGACTTCAAGATAGGATTTGTGTTCCCAATATGCCTGAACTTAGGAAGATGATCTTAGAGGAAGGACATAGGAGTAATTTGAGCATCCATCCtggtgctaccaagatgtatcaggatttaaagatgatgttttggtggccctacatgaagagagaggttaGTGAGTTTGTGTATGCATATTTAGTCTATCAgaaggctaagatagaacatcagagaccttcagggaagttataacctttagagaTACCTCAGTGGAAGTGGGACAAtatttccatggattttgtggTAGGACTACCTAGGACCGCTAGAGGTTT encodes the following:
- the LOC106798574 gene encoding uncharacterized protein; the protein is MKQPSFFNGGYNPDGAQNWIREIEKIFRVMACPEGQKVAFGAYTLVEEAEYWWENTRQCVEAKGQDVTWDVFKRVFLEKYFPKDVRNKKEMEFLELKQGNMTMAEYAAKFKELVRYFPHYQGRDGESSKCVKFLNGLRPEVKQAVNYQGVHQFPLLVNMCQIWDEDSRDRATYYRSTSPMRNKKNRPQHRGKPYSTPPKQYGNRHDNQRIIARGFRGGSGSKPNTFPTHIICYRCRKPGHISSNCPDNDMIYFNYGQKGHTQRDCSRLKKEQNGGGPNGQTGHPKATGRVFTLNGVEASKSKDLIQDFW